In one window of Leptospira sp. WS92.C1 DNA:
- a CDS encoding ATP-binding protein, translated as MNLRRKITLYLSCAVLIAFVLITIAQMILTYSEFKKDEKKIVLIEALKIQREVESTFGRPFDRLIGIREVVQTSRQTRPEILSLLKKVASETEIVFGAWTTFEPNAFDGVDFKFKNTEGHDETGRLIYYVNKSKSSKQSVVNKYFNYETETSENDFYQTLKKTKKDFVSSPYAYFAKDYRIWIVSLVTPVIRNGNFVGVFGIDFTMKDISEKMKSFKTLQGKGYARILFPNATSLPPPSGIEPEIPSLAFLQNEIEEIATFNEENYYRAILPMQLSESGTKFFIEVGIPHSIFYEELLELILKNMILTFLFSLIALGILNYALKKWFLNGLALAEAFSKEIEKGNLNTPIPPTEENELGTLVHSLDSMRKSLKNVLAELQFSNAIITKSNQKLRMALLGAGMATWEVDLKAGTLYFPEGEISSLSVDESRKLKIKQFLKRFHRTQRLEMIRYIQNFLYGDSTEIEVLFPNILPEGVRWFRARGGWGISEQDPEEKLEGILSGIVFDVTDWRQAEDLRKANGEILIRTRIIEIQKKELEDALHELKSAQNKLIASEKWASLGQLVTSIAHEINNPLGAIKAGLQTIEAVSQSFQNRIFQVSVTIPRLNEEDRNSFFEIYAIAMDSKEPPLGFKMRQRAKSLENILNSYHVIHPERISVFLTELGLQDADGRWVSFLNHPDVFELLSFIDSTLSFLRNINIIRLAVEKTRKTVFALSSYSSLSSDRSPKPIRIDDSIQKILISNLQHSLRDTKIHLDLSSLPKIECDLEEITQVWTHLILNAAQATQGTGNIKIFGSPLLDQKKVQIFIQDDGPGIPKELRSKIFDPFFSTKEQGEGIGLGLDICRRIIEKYNGTIELVSSTVGACFKVEFPISSLAENRDSLETLNSPLLEET; from the coding sequence ATGAATCTTAGAAGAAAAATCACTCTATATCTTTCCTGTGCTGTTTTGATCGCATTCGTTTTGATCACAATCGCACAAATGATTCTTACATATTCGGAATTTAAAAAAGACGAAAAAAAAATCGTCCTCATCGAAGCTCTCAAAATTCAAAGGGAAGTCGAATCCACTTTCGGAAGACCTTTTGATCGTTTGATCGGAATCAGAGAAGTGGTTCAAACATCCAGACAAACCCGCCCCGAGATCCTAAGTCTTTTAAAAAAAGTCGCTTCGGAGACGGAGATCGTATTCGGAGCTTGGACCACATTTGAACCGAATGCTTTTGATGGAGTAGATTTTAAATTTAAAAACACCGAGGGACATGACGAAACCGGAAGACTGATCTACTATGTGAATAAATCGAAATCATCCAAACAATCAGTCGTAAATAAGTATTTCAATTATGAAACCGAAACATCGGAAAATGATTTTTACCAGACTCTTAAAAAAACAAAAAAGGATTTTGTTAGCAGTCCTTATGCATACTTTGCGAAGGATTATAGAATTTGGATCGTTTCCTTAGTGACACCGGTGATTCGAAACGGAAATTTCGTGGGAGTTTTCGGAATCGATTTTACGATGAAAGATATTTCGGAGAAAATGAAGTCATTCAAAACGCTCCAAGGAAAAGGTTATGCAAGAATCCTATTTCCAAATGCCACCTCACTGCCTCCGCCTTCTGGAATTGAGCCGGAGATTCCGAGTCTTGCCTTTTTGCAAAATGAAATCGAAGAAATAGCCACTTTTAACGAGGAAAATTATTATAGGGCAATTCTGCCTATGCAACTTTCGGAATCGGGAACCAAATTTTTTATTGAAGTAGGCATCCCTCACTCCATCTTTTATGAGGAGCTTTTAGAGCTGATTTTAAAAAACATGATTCTTACGTTTTTGTTTTCCCTGATCGCTTTGGGAATTTTAAATTACGCATTAAAAAAATGGTTTTTAAACGGACTTGCTCTTGCGGAAGCTTTTTCAAAGGAAATCGAAAAAGGAAATCTAAATACTCCGATCCCTCCTACGGAAGAAAACGAACTCGGCACTCTTGTCCATTCCCTGGATTCGATGCGAAAAAGTTTAAAGAACGTTTTAGCAGAACTACAGTTTTCAAATGCGATTATCACTAAAAGCAATCAAAAATTGAGAATGGCTCTTTTAGGAGCCGGGATGGCCACTTGGGAAGTGGACTTAAAAGCCGGAACTCTCTATTTTCCTGAAGGGGAAATTTCATCACTTTCCGTGGACGAATCGAGAAAGTTAAAGATAAAACAATTCTTAAAACGATTTCACCGAACACAAAGACTCGAGATGATTCGTTATATTCAAAATTTTCTCTACGGGGATTCGACCGAAATCGAAGTACTTTTTCCGAACATTTTACCGGAAGGTGTACGATGGTTTAGAGCGAGAGGAGGTTGGGGAATATCCGAGCAAGATCCGGAGGAAAAACTCGAAGGAATCTTATCCGGAATCGTTTTCGACGTCACCGATTGGAGACAAGCAGAGGACCTTAGAAAAGCAAACGGCGAGATCTTAATCCGGACAAGAATTATTGAAATTCAAAAAAAAGAATTAGAAGACGCTCTTCATGAATTGAAAAGCGCTCAGAACAAATTAATCGCCTCTGAAAAATGGGCAAGTCTCGGACAACTTGTGACTAGTATAGCCCACGAAATCAACAATCCGTTAGGTGCAATCAAGGCGGGTTTGCAAACGATAGAAGCCGTTTCTCAATCCTTTCAAAACAGAATTTTTCAGGTATCGGTCACAATTCCTCGTTTAAACGAAGAGGATAGAAACTCTTTTTTTGAAATTTATGCGATAGCCATGGATTCGAAAGAACCTCCTCTGGGTTTTAAGATGAGACAACGCGCAAAATCTTTGGAAAATATATTAAATTCCTATCATGTAATTCATCCTGAAAGAATCTCCGTTTTTCTTACCGAATTGGGACTTCAGGACGCGGATGGAAGATGGGTCTCGTTCCTAAATCATCCAGATGTCTTCGAACTACTGAGTTTTATCGACTCCACCCTTTCTTTTTTAAGAAACATCAACATAATCCGCCTTGCGGTCGAAAAAACAAGAAAGACGGTATTTGCGCTCAGCTCTTATTCGTCGCTTTCTTCAGACAGATCCCCAAAACCGATTCGAATCGACGATTCCATTCAAAAAATCTTAATCAGCAATCTTCAACACTCGCTGAGAGACACAAAAATTCATCTGGATCTTTCTTCTTTACCAAAAATCGAATGTGATCTAGAAGAAATCACACAAGTTTGGACTCATCTAATTTTAAATGCAGCTCAAGCGACTCAAGGAACCGGTAACATAAAAATTTTCGGCTCCCCGTTATTAGATCAAAAAAAAGTTCAGATCTTTATTCAGGACGACGGCCCGGGAATTCCGAAAGAACTTCGATCCAAAATCTTCGATCCTTTTTTTTCCACAAAAGAACAAGGAGAAGGTATCGGTCTCGGTTTGGATATTTGCAGAAGGATCATCGAAAAATACAACGGGACAATCGAACTCGTTTCTTCGACCGTAGGCGCGTGTTTTAAAGTCGAATTTCCAATTTCTTCTTTGGCGGAAAATAGGGATTCTCTGGAAACATTGAATTCTCCCCTACTCGAAGAAACTTGA
- a CDS encoding helix-turn-helix domain-containing protein, whose product MARSLENQNLQEKHSERVPDDFLTSFLGDKIRKRRLELGLSMEKVAQIAQVSRGMLGLIETGKTTPSIAILWKLSKALRTRVSEFLPDVSMHGPKIFRKEESKILTLNQDKLSARVLHKDLENHLEFLEVELSPGSYPLPIWLQKQKSQTISLVSGEIGLVFGSKKNLLFPGDTAVFLAQDLQEIFNPSDDNAILFWISSAVNL is encoded by the coding sequence ATGGCTCGCAGTTTAGAAAATCAGAATTTACAAGAGAAACATTCGGAAAGAGTGCCGGATGATTTTTTAACCAGCTTTCTTGGCGATAAGATTCGAAAACGCAGATTAGAACTGGGACTTTCTATGGAAAAGGTAGCCCAGATTGCTCAGGTAAGTCGAGGAATGCTTGGCTTGATTGAAACGGGTAAAACCACGCCGAGCATCGCAATTCTTTGGAAATTGTCAAAGGCGCTGCGAACTCGAGTCTCGGAGTTTTTACCTGATGTATCCATGCACGGGCCTAAAATTTTCAGAAAGGAAGAATCCAAGATTCTCACATTGAATCAGGATAAACTAAGTGCTCGTGTATTACATAAGGATTTGGAAAATCATTTAGAATTTTTAGAAGTGGAATTGTCTCCGGGAAGTTATCCTCTCCCGATTTGGCTTCAAAAACAGAAATCGCAAACGATCTCTTTAGTCAGCGGTGAAATTGGTCTTGTTTTCGGCAGTAAGAAGAATCTGCTTTTTCCAGGAGATACCGCGGTTTTTCTCGCACAAGACCTGCAGGAAATTTTCAATCCTTCCGACGATAACGCGATTCTCTTTTGGATCAGTTCTGCGGTAAATTTATAA
- a CDS encoding site-specific DNA-methyltransferase, protein MKQTIHRILNRDSREKFPLSSETVDLIVTSPPYPMIEMWDELFFSFGEKITESFKSDPKLSYERMHLELDKVWRECFRVLKEGSFLVINVGDATRKTNLGFQIFMNHARIVQSCNQIGFQSLPGILWRKQTNSPNKFMGSGMLPSGAYVTLEHEHILIFRKGNKRKFESKMDKLSRAESAFFWEERNLWFGDLWDFKGKKQGLDSQAGRDRSAAYPLELANRIILMYSLKGDVVLDPFLGTGTTMLSAIGNCRNSIGFDLDPNLLQNQFQNLSSLPEELNTISEKRKINHDLFVETRLKEGKNFLHFNSNLQTPVVTNQEKFLDLERITRVFRKKKNTILAEYVSFSQVVTPPQLEPAPAVQP, encoded by the coding sequence ATGAAACAAACGATTCACAGAATTTTGAATAGAGATTCTCGCGAAAAATTTCCGCTCTCTTCCGAAACCGTGGATCTGATCGTGACCTCTCCGCCCTATCCCATGATCGAAATGTGGGACGAGCTTTTTTTTAGTTTTGGAGAGAAAATCACCGAATCGTTCAAATCCGATCCTAAGCTTTCGTATGAAAGGATGCATCTTGAATTGGACAAGGTCTGGAGAGAGTGTTTTCGAGTTCTCAAGGAAGGAAGTTTTCTTGTGATCAATGTCGGGGATGCCACACGAAAAACGAATCTCGGATTTCAAATCTTTATGAATCATGCGAGAATCGTTCAATCCTGTAATCAAATCGGATTTCAAAGTCTTCCCGGAATTCTCTGGAGAAAACAAACTAATTCCCCGAATAAATTTATGGGTTCGGGAATGCTCCCTTCAGGAGCCTATGTTACATTAGAGCATGAACATATTCTAATATTCAGAAAAGGCAACAAACGAAAGTTCGAATCCAAGATGGATAAACTATCGCGGGCAGAAAGCGCGTTTTTCTGGGAAGAACGCAATCTTTGGTTCGGAGATCTCTGGGATTTTAAAGGAAAAAAACAAGGGTTGGATTCGCAAGCGGGAAGAGACAGGAGCGCAGCATATCCCTTGGAATTGGCAAATCGAATCATCTTGATGTATTCTTTGAAAGGGGATGTTGTTTTGGATCCCTTTTTAGGAACCGGAACCACGATGCTTTCCGCAATCGGAAACTGTAGAAACTCGATCGGATTTGATTTGGATCCGAACTTACTTCAGAATCAGTTTCAAAATCTCTCCTCTCTTCCGGAGGAACTCAATACGATTTCCGAGAAAAGAAAAATCAATCACGATCTTTTTGTGGAAACAAGACTGAAAGAAGGAAAAAATTTTCTGCATTTCAATTCGAATCTCCAAACCCCGGTTGTGACCAACCAGGAAAAATTTCTCGATCTGGAAAGAATCACCCGAGTCTTTCGTAAAAAAAAGAATACCATTTTGGCGGAGTATGTTTCCTTCTCTCAGGTGGTAACCCCGCCGCAACTGGAACCCGCTCCCGCCGTGCAACCGTAG
- the arsS gene encoding arsenosugar biosynthesis radical SAM (seleno)protein ArsS (Some members of this family are selenoproteins.) gives MKSLKSRGSELVSPERQFQILKEVFIRKNLPSFSEKLIQSGLSALTPAPTKILQMNLGKLCNQTCKHCHVDAGPDRKESMSRETMLHCLSVLAASPISIVDITGGAPEMNPDFRWLVVELRKLDKKVMVRCNLTILLAGDRYKDLPEFFAKNQLEIVSSLPYFEKRRTDSQRGEGVFDRSIEALKRLNAIGYGIPDSGLTLNLVYNPAGAFLPAGQAALEHEFKKSLLKEYGIRFNYLFTITNMPISRYLEYLQESGNLESYLEKLVNFYNPSAVLGVMCKNTLSIGYDGSIYDCDFNQMLEMNVEGGVQNIRDYDADVLEARKIRINEHCYGCTAGAGSSCGGVTT, from the coding sequence GTGAAATCCTTAAAGTCAAGAGGGAGCGAACTTGTATCTCCGGAACGCCAGTTTCAGATATTGAAAGAAGTTTTTATTCGTAAAAACCTTCCTTCCTTTTCCGAAAAATTAATTCAGTCCGGCTTGAGCGCCTTGACACCGGCGCCAACCAAGATTCTTCAGATGAATCTTGGAAAACTTTGCAACCAAACCTGTAAACACTGTCACGTGGACGCGGGGCCGGATCGTAAAGAAAGTATGAGCCGGGAAACGATGTTGCACTGTCTTAGTGTCCTTGCCGCAAGTCCCATTTCCATTGTGGACATTACGGGAGGAGCCCCCGAGATGAATCCTGATTTTCGCTGGCTTGTAGTAGAACTCAGAAAACTCGATAAAAAAGTGATGGTTCGTTGCAATCTTACGATTTTACTCGCAGGTGATCGATATAAGGATCTTCCCGAATTTTTTGCTAAAAATCAGTTGGAGATTGTCTCGAGTCTTCCTTATTTTGAAAAAAGAAGAACGGACTCTCAGAGAGGAGAAGGCGTTTTTGATCGTTCTATCGAGGCGTTAAAACGATTGAATGCGATCGGTTACGGGATTCCGGATTCTGGGCTGACGCTCAATTTAGTTTACAATCCTGCGGGTGCATTTTTGCCCGCGGGTCAGGCCGCTTTGGAGCATGAATTTAAGAAATCACTTCTAAAAGAATACGGAATTCGGTTTAATTATTTATTCACAATTACGAATATGCCAATTTCTAGATATTTGGAGTATCTACAGGAAAGTGGAAACTTGGAGAGCTATCTGGAAAAACTCGTGAATTTTTATAATCCTTCCGCAGTTCTCGGAGTCATGTGTAAAAATACGTTGAGCATTGGCTATGACGGTTCTATTTACGATTGTGATTTCAATCAAATGCTGGAAATGAATGTGGAAGGGGGCGTTCAAAACATCCGTGATTACGATGCTGATGTTTTGGAAGCGAGAAAAATTCGTATAAACGAACACTGCTACGGTTGCACGGCGGGAGCGGGTTCCAGTTGCGGCGGGGTTACCACCTGA
- a CDS encoding arsenosugar biosynthesis-associated peroxidase-like protein → MSKESYYVPDDLKKFGNIGEFQPNLAKKFFDYYGEVFTEGALTAREKSLIALGVSHAIQCPYCIDAYTTDTLEKGVTEAGLMEAVHVAAAIRGGASLVHSVQLMNKVKELGM, encoded by the coding sequence ATGTCGAAAGAATCTTATTATGTGCCGGACGATCTCAAAAAATTTGGAAACATCGGAGAATTTCAGCCCAACCTCGCAAAGAAATTTTTTGATTATTACGGAGAAGTATTTACGGAAGGTGCGCTTACGGCACGCGAAAAATCCTTGATCGCCTTGGGGGTTTCTCATGCGATTCAATGTCCGTATTGTATCGATGCATATACCACCGATACTTTGGAAAAAGGGGTGACCGAAGCGGGACTTATGGAGGCTGTTCACGTTGCCGCTGCGATTCGCGGAGGCGCTTCTCTTGTTCACTCGGTTCAGTTGATGAATAAGGTCAAAGAACTCGGAATGTAA
- a CDS encoding DUF4395 domain-containing protein, with protein MLQIGNFPDIVNEYAARSVAGLVLILALATLWTQSVWFNLALLYGFAARVLYGPKFSLFAKVAIHGIVPLFKLGNRPTAGPPKRFAQSIGFLFSLTSLLLLINGQILAFEIGIGILAFFALLESTLGFCAGCFVFGYLMRWGIIPQEICEKCNHLTFKTKD; from the coding sequence ATGCTTCAGATCGGTAATTTTCCGGATATTGTCAACGAATACGCCGCTAGATCGGTGGCCGGGCTTGTTTTGATTTTGGCTTTGGCGACTCTTTGGACTCAGTCTGTCTGGTTCAATCTCGCCCTGTTGTATGGATTTGCCGCTCGCGTTTTGTATGGTCCTAAATTTTCTCTCTTTGCTAAGGTTGCAATTCATGGTATTGTACCTTTGTTCAAACTGGGAAATCGACCGACCGCCGGCCCTCCAAAGAGATTTGCACAAAGTATCGGTTTTCTGTTTAGCCTAACGTCTTTGCTTCTCTTGATCAACGGACAGATTCTCGCGTTTGAGATCGGAATCGGAATTCTTGCGTTTTTTGCCCTTTTGGAATCTACCCTCGGTTTTTGTGCAGGGTGTTTCGTGTTTGGATATCTCATGCGATGGGGAATCATTCCCCAGGAGATTTGCGAGAAGTGTAATCATCTCACTTTTAAAACAAAGGATTGA
- a CDS encoding glycosyltransferase family 2 protein — protein MKSINSFSVSVVIPALNEEKAISHVLKELKETPNLGILEIIVVDNGSTDATAKTASEAGAIVLHERERGYGSACLKGLERILYSERPPEIVAFVDADYSDSPSELILLLNEFKKSNVDLAIGSRVLGKSEKGSLMPVQKFGNWLSTTLIRFFYGIAFTDLGPFRAIKLESLKKLNMQDRNFGWTVEMQVKAAKLGFNCVEVPVSYKKRIGVSKVSGTIFGSIQAGWKILYTIGKLQFTK, from the coding sequence GTGAAATCTATAAACTCTTTTTCCGTCAGTGTCGTCATTCCCGCTCTAAACGAAGAGAAAGCAATCTCTCACGTTTTGAAGGAATTAAAAGAAACTCCGAATCTCGGCATTTTGGAGATCATCGTTGTCGACAACGGTTCTACGGATGCGACCGCAAAAACCGCTTCCGAAGCGGGGGCGATCGTTTTGCACGAACGGGAACGAGGTTATGGGTCGGCTTGTCTCAAAGGATTGGAGCGAATCCTTTATTCCGAAAGACCTCCGGAAATTGTCGCCTTTGTGGATGCGGATTATTCCGATTCTCCTTCCGAATTGATCCTTTTGTTAAACGAATTCAAAAAATCGAATGTAGATTTGGCGATCGGCTCCCGAGTTTTGGGAAAATCCGAAAAAGGATCTTTGATGCCCGTGCAAAAATTCGGAAATTGGCTTTCGACAACCTTGATCCGTTTTTTTTACGGGATCGCATTTACGGATCTGGGTCCGTTTCGTGCGATCAAACTCGAATCTTTAAAAAAATTGAATATGCAAGATCGAAATTTCGGATGGACTGTGGAAATGCAGGTCAAGGCCGCCAAACTCGGATTCAACTGTGTCGAAGTTCCGGTGAGTTATAAAAAAAGAATCGGTGTTTCCAAAGTAAGCGGAACGATTTTCGGTTCGATCCAAGCGGGTTGGAAAATTCTTTATACGATTGGAAAGCTTCAGTTTACAAAATGA
- a CDS encoding glycosyltransferase family 39 protein, whose product MNLFFQLILFSFYIPLFLFQAYGERKNFYLFLFVSGPAFLSYFYILTRTASLFAENTFSRFPKLFFDRFTKTPPKFVSFGFSKSSFTQWIGLGFVLRILFYLTPPTLSEDVYRFLWDGLLVSEGISPFSFLPGEFSIVTLPIEKSKLASELLREMNSLRFYSVYPPVLQFLFYLSAQGMCFFNKIHAGILIWKSFLFFSEIGILWFLLKMLKEAELSQWSVLIYWLNPLVLLEIGGNGHPESILVFCLLVAVWYLWRWIQTTRTKDVLIHFIFLIFGILTKITPLILVSLSGWILFRRKKIRLLILFYLLPLLGLFAGIVFFPEWAIKQKTSGIGVFFQLFEFNGSIYYILREFLKVIGEDFYKSGRICGITALVLILLYSFWKRKEESLQKIFKTVEGIYLLFLIFATTVHPWYILPLLALSVFSQSIAPMVWSLVILVSYSTYTVSPYEDSFVWLGVEYGVLFLFLHIDYKLISSLKESSQRIDSKT is encoded by the coding sequence TTGAATCTCTTCTTTCAACTCATCCTGTTCTCATTTTACATTCCCTTGTTTCTGTTCCAGGCTTATGGCGAAAGAAAGAATTTTTATTTATTTCTTTTCGTAAGCGGTCCTGCGTTTCTGTCTTACTTTTACATTCTTACAAGAACTGCATCGCTTTTCGCGGAAAATACGTTTTCTCGTTTTCCCAAATTATTTTTTGATCGTTTCACGAAAACACCTCCAAAATTCGTTTCATTCGGATTTTCTAAATCTTCCTTTACTCAGTGGATCGGGTTGGGTTTTGTTTTGAGAATTCTTTTTTATTTGACGCCTCCCACACTTTCGGAAGACGTATATCGCTTTTTATGGGACGGACTTCTTGTAAGCGAAGGAATCTCACCTTTTTCTTTTCTGCCCGGAGAATTTTCGATTGTAACCCTACCGATCGAGAAATCAAAACTTGCCTCCGAATTGTTACGCGAAATGAATTCTCTCCGATTTTATTCGGTATATCCTCCGGTTTTACAATTTTTATTCTATCTGAGCGCGCAAGGAATGTGTTTTTTTAATAAAATACATGCAGGAATTCTAATCTGGAAATCGTTTCTATTTTTTTCAGAAATCGGAATTCTCTGGTTCCTTTTAAAAATGTTAAAGGAAGCCGAACTTTCTCAGTGGAGTGTCTTGATCTATTGGCTCAATCCTCTTGTCCTTTTAGAAATCGGCGGAAACGGACATCCGGAATCCATCCTGGTTTTTTGTCTGCTCGTAGCGGTTTGGTATCTGTGGAGATGGATTCAAACGACACGCACAAAAGATGTTTTGATTCATTTTATTTTTTTGATTTTTGGCATTCTAACTAAAATTACTCCTTTGATCTTGGTATCTTTGAGCGGATGGATTTTGTTTCGGAGAAAAAAAATCCGCCTTTTGATTTTATTTTATCTTTTACCGCTTTTAGGACTTTTTGCGGGAATCGTTTTCTTTCCGGAATGGGCAATCAAACAGAAGACCTCCGGAATCGGAGTCTTTTTCCAGCTCTTCGAGTTTAACGGAAGCATCTATTATATTTTACGCGAATTTTTAAAGGTCATCGGCGAGGATTTTTATAAATCCGGAAGGATCTGCGGAATCACGGCCTTAGTTTTAATTCTTCTTTATTCGTTTTGGAAACGAAAGGAAGAATCTCTGCAAAAAATTTTCAAAACCGTGGAGGGAATCTATCTTCTCTTTTTGATTTTTGCGACAACGGTGCATCCTTGGTATATTCTTCCCTTGCTCGCGCTTTCCGTCTTTTCGCAGAGTATCGCTCCCATGGTCTGGTCGCTTGTCATTTTGGTTTCTTATTCCACGTATACAGTATCGCCTTACGAGGATTCTTTTGTTTGGTTGGGTGTGGAATACGGGGTTCTATTCCTTTTTTTGCATATTGATTACAAACTAATCTCTTCGCTAAAAGAATCGTCGCAAAGAATCGATAGTAAGACCTAA